In the genome of Salvelinus sp. IW2-2015 unplaced genomic scaffold, ASM291031v2 Un_scaffold1551, whole genome shotgun sequence, one region contains:
- the LOC139024472 gene encoding complement C1q-like protein 2: protein MGLLQASEKDRKVAFSASLAAPGQHGHIGPFNTGITLVYRNIYSNIGNAYNPTTGIFTAPVRELYLFRFYIYGHGDSLVHTTAVLHKNGHHVAIAHAYQASGDINSSNGVSLLLEVGDVVYMYLTAGRKIYDNGDRQSTFSGHLLFTM, encoded by the exons ATGGGCCTTCTACAAGCTTCAGAGAAGG ACAGGAAGGTGGCTTTCTCAGCCTCACTAGCAGCACCTGGTCAACATGGACACATTGGACCCTTCAACACTGGAATCACCCTGGTCTACAGAAATATCTACTCAAACATTGGCAATGCTTATAACCCCACTACAG GGATCTTCACAGCACCAGTGAGAGAACTCTACCTCTTCAGGTTTTACATCTATGGACACGGTGATAGTTTAGTTCATACAACTGCAGTGTTGCATAAGAATGGACATCATGTAGCTATTGCACATGCATATCAAGCTAGTGGTGATATTAATTCCTCCAATGGAGTGTCACTGCTGCTGGAGGTAGGAGATGTGGTCTACATGTATCTCACGGCTGGGAGAAAGATATATGATAATGGAGATCGCCAGAGCACCTTCAGTGGTCATCTACTCTTCACCATGTGA